The following are encoded in a window of Mycobacteriales bacterium genomic DNA:
- a CDS encoding dihydrofolate reductase family protein: protein MPQLLRVQNFFVSADGFGAGEGQSLERPFGHASPVDLGGWAFATASWPNRTEPGGTRGLDDYFTRDFSHNIGAEIMGRNKFGPQRGPWPDLDWQGWWGDEPPFRTPVFVLTHYPRPSFTLGETTFHFLDATPEEALRQAAAAADGKDVRLGGGVFTVREFLEADLVDTLHVSVAPVELGRGERLWESPDELLDRYHLESVPSPSGVTHLLFWRR, encoded by the coding sequence ATGCCCCAGCTCCTCCGGGTGCAGAACTTCTTCGTGTCCGCCGACGGGTTCGGCGCGGGCGAGGGCCAGAGCCTGGAACGCCCGTTCGGCCACGCGAGCCCGGTCGACCTCGGCGGCTGGGCGTTCGCCACGGCGAGCTGGCCGAACCGCACCGAGCCGGGCGGGACCCGCGGGCTGGACGACTACTTCACGCGTGACTTCTCGCACAACATCGGCGCGGAGATCATGGGCCGCAACAAGTTCGGGCCGCAGCGCGGGCCGTGGCCGGACCTCGACTGGCAGGGCTGGTGGGGCGACGAGCCGCCGTTCCGCACGCCGGTGTTCGTCCTCACGCACTACCCGCGACCGAGCTTCACACTGGGCGAGACGACGTTCCACTTCCTCGACGCGACGCCCGAGGAGGCGTTGCGGCAGGCGGCCGCGGCCGCCGACGGCAAGGACGTGCGGCTCGGGGGCGGCGTCTTCACGGTCCGCGAGTTCCTCGAGGCGGACCTGGTCGACACGCTGCACGTCTCGGTCGCGCCGGTCGAGCTCGGCCGCGGCGAACGGCTCTGGGAGTCGCCGGACGAGCTGCTCGACCGGTACCACCTGGAGTCGGTGCCGAGCCCCAGCGGCGTGACGCACCTGCTGTTCTGGCGCCGCTGA
- a CDS encoding FHA domain-containing protein has product MSVRCPAGHPSEATDYCDVCGAKIEAGPAAGGAAAGAAAAPAAPPADPPTEAAVRCPHCQDLNVASALFCESCGYDFTTGQLPEVGAALLGRPAAPAPTTGWVAEIWVDPDWYAHEAVSATDPCPNTGTPRVVPLRTATSLIGRPSASRNLHPAIDCGTDAAVSRRHAEVTVEGDTAYIEDLQSVNGTYVGKSGAPLPDDPIPPGRRRALTEDERVYVGAWTRIVIRPATAEESGT; this is encoded by the coding sequence GTGAGCGTCCGCTGCCCGGCGGGGCACCCCAGCGAGGCGACCGACTACTGCGACGTCTGCGGCGCGAAGATCGAGGCCGGCCCCGCCGCCGGTGGTGCCGCCGCCGGTGCCGCCGCCGCCCCGGCCGCGCCGCCCGCCGACCCGCCCACCGAGGCCGCGGTGCGTTGCCCGCACTGCCAGGACCTCAACGTCGCGAGCGCGCTGTTCTGCGAGTCCTGCGGCTACGACTTCACCACCGGCCAGCTCCCCGAGGTCGGCGCGGCGCTGCTCGGCCGCCCGGCCGCGCCCGCCCCCACCACCGGCTGGGTCGCCGAGATCTGGGTCGACCCGGACTGGTACGCGCACGAGGCCGTCTCCGCCACCGACCCCTGCCCCAACACGGGCACGCCGCGCGTCGTGCCGTTGCGGACCGCCACGTCGCTCATCGGGCGCCCGTCCGCGAGCCGCAACCTGCACCCGGCCATCGACTGCGGCACCGACGCCGCCGTCTCCCGCCGGCACGCCGAGGTCACCGTCGAGGGGGACACGGCGTACATCGAGGACCTCCAGTCGGTCAACGGCACCTACGTCGGCAAGAGCGGCGCGCCGCTGCCCGACGACCCGATCCCGCCCGGTCGCCGGCGCGCGCTCACCGAGGACGAGCGGGTCTACGTCGGCGCCTGGACCCGCATCGTGATCCGCCCCGCGACGGCAGAGGAGAGTGGTACCTGA
- a CDS encoding VWA domain-containing protein: MAQFTAEVFQNEYLAENGTDVHAIVSVRCSDAGVAGKTGAGDAGEVLILDTSGSMANPNTKIEAVRAAAAVALDEIVDGTYFAVIAGTDTAQLAYPPDDAESLMVRMSPATRNEAKAVVRRLRPNGGTAIGTWLQLATDVFADSGLSQCHAILLTDGRNESESAEALQDGIDAARGKFQCDCRGVGANWVVDELRTIATALLGSLDLIASPADMEADFETMIRSAMSRGVARADLRVWAPQGAEVLFVRQVAPTLEDLTSRRTPVSDLIGEYPTGSWGDESRDYHVAVRVPARAVGSEQLAARVQLVVNDAVVAQGLVKAVWSDDEVLTTRLNKEVAHYTGQAELAQVIQEGLAAKAAGDEATATVKLGRAVQLAAETHNDEATTKLKKLVTVEDADTGTVRLKRDVAKLDEMALDTASTKTTRVRK, from the coding sequence ATGGCCCAGTTCACCGCCGAGGTGTTCCAGAACGAGTACCTCGCCGAGAACGGCACCGACGTGCACGCGATCGTGTCCGTCCGGTGCAGCGACGCCGGGGTGGCCGGGAAGACCGGCGCGGGCGACGCCGGGGAGGTGCTGATCCTCGACACCTCCGGCTCGATGGCCAACCCGAACACCAAGATCGAGGCGGTGCGCGCCGCCGCCGCCGTCGCCCTGGACGAGATCGTGGACGGCACGTACTTCGCCGTCATCGCCGGCACCGACACCGCGCAGCTCGCCTACCCGCCCGACGACGCCGAGTCGCTCATGGTGCGGATGTCGCCCGCGACGCGGAACGAGGCCAAGGCCGTCGTCCGCCGGCTCCGCCCCAACGGCGGCACCGCGATCGGCACCTGGCTCCAGCTCGCGACCGACGTGTTCGCCGACAGCGGGCTCTCCCAGTGCCACGCGATCCTGCTGACCGACGGCCGCAACGAGAGCGAGAGCGCGGAGGCGCTCCAGGACGGCATCGACGCCGCGCGCGGGAAGTTCCAGTGCGACTGCCGCGGCGTCGGCGCGAACTGGGTCGTCGACGAGCTCCGCACGATCGCCACCGCGCTGCTCGGCTCGCTCGACCTCATCGCCAGCCCGGCGGACATGGAGGCGGACTTCGAGACGATGATCCGTTCCGCCATGTCGCGCGGCGTGGCCCGCGCCGACCTGCGCGTCTGGGCGCCGCAGGGGGCGGAGGTGCTGTTCGTGCGGCAGGTCGCGCCGACGCTGGAGGACCTCACCTCCCGCCGCACCCCGGTGAGCGACCTGATCGGCGAGTACCCCACCGGCTCGTGGGGCGACGAGAGCCGCGACTACCACGTCGCCGTCCGGGTGCCGGCGCGGGCCGTCGGCAGCGAGCAGCTCGCCGCGCGCGTGCAGCTCGTCGTCAACGACGCCGTCGTCGCGCAGGGGCTGGTCAAGGCGGTGTGGTCGGATGACGAGGTGCTCACCACGCGGCTGAACAAGGAGGTCGCCCACTACACCGGGCAGGCCGAGCTCGCCCAGGTCATCCAGGAGGGGCTCGCCGCCAAGGCAGCCGGCGACGAGGCCACCGCCACCGTCAAGCTCGGCCGCGCCGTCCAGCTCGCCGCCGAGACCCACAACGACGAGGCCACCACCAAGCTGAAGAAGCTGGTGACCGTCGAGGACGCCGACACCGGCACCGTGCGGCTCAAGCGGGACGTCGCCAAGCTGGACGAGATGGCGCTCGACACCGCCTCCACCAAGACCACGCGGGTGCGCAAGTGA
- a CDS encoding PP2C family serine/threonine-protein phosphatase gives MTVEATAAACPRCASPLVPEDQFCESCGAPVGVAPVPAAGAAAAEELPAGLDSARTRLIIPAPSEPGQDPAPVRHCASCAGLVDETGYCTVCGVKAAAERDHFRETPSGWTGGVCDRGRRHHRNEDAMASAADDEPGSFAALVVCDGVSSSPDSDRASLAAARAARDVLAAAHAERPADPVAYWTEALGRAGEAAQAEARAAFVGEGTDSPSCTFVATVLAGPVLVTGNVGDSRAYWLPDEGPAVQLTEDDSWVTEQVRQGVPREVAETDHRAHAITRWLGADSPDPVPRCVATTATGPGWLLVCSDGLWNYCSPAADLRDLVRERAAADATPTAVAAALVDFANAAGGQDNVTVVLARVPAAVPPSD, from the coding sequence GTGACGGTCGAGGCGACGGCCGCCGCCTGCCCGCGGTGCGCGAGCCCGCTGGTGCCGGAGGACCAGTTCTGCGAGTCCTGCGGCGCGCCGGTGGGCGTGGCGCCCGTGCCGGCCGCGGGCGCCGCCGCCGCCGAGGAGCTGCCCGCCGGGCTCGACTCGGCGCGGACCCGGCTGATCATCCCGGCGCCGTCCGAGCCGGGGCAGGACCCGGCGCCGGTGCGGCACTGCGCGTCCTGCGCCGGCCTGGTCGACGAGACCGGCTACTGCACGGTCTGCGGGGTGAAGGCCGCGGCCGAGCGCGACCACTTCCGCGAGACGCCGAGCGGGTGGACCGGCGGCGTCTGCGACCGCGGCCGGCGGCACCACCGCAACGAGGACGCCATGGCCTCGGCCGCCGACGACGAGCCGGGCTCGTTCGCCGCGCTCGTCGTCTGCGACGGCGTCTCCAGCTCGCCCGACAGCGACCGCGCCTCGCTCGCCGCCGCGCGCGCGGCCCGCGACGTGCTCGCCGCGGCGCACGCGGAGCGGCCCGCGGACCCGGTCGCGTACTGGACCGAGGCGCTGGGGCGCGCGGGCGAGGCGGCCCAGGCGGAGGCCCGCGCGGCGTTCGTGGGGGAGGGCACCGACTCGCCGTCCTGCACGTTCGTCGCCACGGTGCTGGCCGGCCCGGTGCTCGTGACCGGCAACGTCGGCGACAGCCGCGCGTACTGGCTGCCCGACGAGGGCCCCGCCGTGCAGCTCACCGAGGACGACTCGTGGGTGACCGAGCAGGTGCGCCAGGGCGTGCCGCGCGAGGTCGCCGAGACCGACCACCGCGCCCACGCGATCACCCGCTGGCTCGGCGCCGACAGCCCCGACCCGGTGCCCCGCTGCGTCGCCACCACCGCCACCGGGCCGGGCTGGCTGCTCGTCTGCTCGGACGGGCTGTGGAACTACTGCTCGCCCGCCGCCGACCTGCGCGACCTGGTCCGCGAGCGCGCCGCCGCGGACGCCACCCCCACCGCGGTCGCCGCCGCGCTGGTCGACTTCGCCAACGCCGCCGGCGGGCAGGACAACGTCACCGTCGTCCTCGCCCGCGTGCCCGCCGCCGTCCCACCGTCCGACTGA